GTGCTGCTGTCGGCCTTCGTGGCGGGGCTGGTCTACAGCCGCATCGGCCACCTGCGCGGCGTCGACTCGATGCGCCAGGCCTTCTGGCGTCGGGTGCTCAAGGTGTATCTCTGCCAGGCGGCGATCCTGCTGTTTCTCTTCACCGTGATCGCGGCGCTGGGGCTGCACATCGACCAGCCGGCGGTCAAGAACCTGGTGTCCTATTACCTGGCGGAGCCGCGCGACGGCTTCCTGTTCGGCCTGCTGCTGATCTACGAGCCCGCGCTGCTCGACATCCTGCCGATGTACATCTTCTTCATGCTGATGAGCCCGTGGGTGCTGGCCTTTGCCATGCGGCATGGCTGGACGCTGGTCATGGCGGCCAGCGTGGCGCTGTGGGCCATGGCGCAGTTCGGGCTCAGCGAATGGATCTACGGCCTGGCCGAGCGCCACCTGGGCATTCCGGTGCCGTTCCATGAAATGGGCGCCTTCAACACCTACGCCTGGCAGTTCCTGTGGTTCTCGGGCCTGTGCCTCGGCGCCAGCCGGAACCAGCCCGATGCCCGGCCGCTGCGCTTTCCGGTTTGGGTGTGGATGCCGGCGCTGGCCATTGCGCTCTATGGCGTCTGGTGGCGCCACCATGGCATCAACGGCCAGGCGCCGTTCGGCGGCGACGTGGAACTGAACCTGCTATTCGACAAGTGGCAGCTGGGGCCGCTACGCATCGTCAACCTGGTGGCGCTGGGCGTCCTGGCAGTGCGC
The Variovorax sp. OAS795 genome window above contains:
- the opgC gene encoding OpgC domain-containing protein; translation: MKRYWEIDALRGLMLVLMTVTHLPTRLTDPLGQPFGFVSAAEGFVLLSAFVAGLVYSRIGHLRGVDSMRQAFWRRVLKVYLCQAAILLFLFTVIAALGLHIDQPAVKNLVSYYLAEPRDGFLFGLLLIYEPALLDILPMYIFFMLMSPWVLAFAMRHGWTLVMAASVALWAMAQFGLSEWIYGLAERHLGIPVPFHEMGAFNTYAWQFLWFSGLCLGASRNQPDARPLRFPVWVWMPALAIALYGVWWRHHGINGQAPFGGDVELNLLFDKWQLGPLRIVNLVALGVLAVRFGPWFMRRIPRLHWLEAMGSASLPVFCAHLVAVLLVLAFYGDSQTARPWWGDGLLLLAVFAGMYAVARFTRGADVPPPADDMPTEPARA